The sequence TCAGGAGGCTGCGGCGCAAGCCGCATCAGGGCCGGCCCTCATGGCTGAGCGCCTCGGAGTGGAAGCAAGTGGCCCGAGCATTCAAGGCCGGCGCCGTTCGGGCCGTCTTTCCCACGGAGCGATGAACCCTTCCACGCATCGCACGTCTCATCGAGCAACGCTGGGGCGTGCGGTACCACCCGCGCTCCTTGTCGAGGCCACTGCATCGGCTGGGGTTCTCCGCGCACCGCCCTCGTCCCCAGGCTCGCGAGCGGGATGATGCGCTCATCGAAGCCTGGGTAAGAAGAGACTGGCCTCGCATCAAAAAGGGGCTCGAAGAAGCAGGAGGACGATTGCCTTCTTGGATGAGGCGGGTCACACGTTTCGGGCCCGCCTGGGCACCACCTGGGCGCCGGTGGGACAAGTCCGAGTCCTCAAGCGTCTGAGCAGGCACCGTGAGGTGTCCGGCGCACCGTTCCAAGGCGGTCAGCGCTTGGCTGCGGCGACCCGCGAAGGACTTCCGCGTCGAATGGCTTCCCCCGTACGCCCCTGACCTCAAACCAGAGGAGGGCTGCAATGGCGTGGTGAAGGAGGCGCTGCTCAACGCAACGCCCCCTGCCATCTCGGACCTCATGCGCTTGGCACGAAGGGAATTCCGTGCCCTACAGCATCGTCCCGATGTCCTCCGCGTCCTCTTCGAGCATGCCGGGCTCCATGTCTAGCGGACTTGCCGAGGTGGTTTAGAGGTGCCGCTTGAAGTAGCGCGCGGTCTCCTCCCACATGCGCTCGGCCAGCACCGGGTCGAACACCATGTGCGACATGCCGCTGAGGGGCAGGAACTCGTGGGGCTGGCCCGCCCGAAACAGCGCGTCCGAAAGCTTGAGGGCGTGGAAGAAGAGGACGTTGTCGTCCGCAGTGCCATGGATGAACAGGAGCTTTCCCATGGGCTGGTCGGCCTTCACGTGAGTGAGGAGCGAGGCCTGCTCGTAGGCCTGGGGGTGCTCGTCGGGTAGGCCGAAGAAGCGCTCCGTCAGGTGTGAGTCGTAGTCGCGCCAGTCCGTCACTGAGGACACGGCCACCGCGGCCTTGAAGACGTCCGGGCGGGTGAGCACGGCCAGCGCGGACATGTAGCCGCCGTTGCTCGCGCCAGTGATGCCCACGCGGCTCAGGTCCATTTCCGGCACCTCGGCCGCGAGCGCGCGCAGCGCGGCCACCTGCTCGTCCAGCAGCAGCCGGGGCCAGTCGTACTTCGGCTTGCGCAGCTTCGCGTCGGCGGTGGGCGAAACTCCTCGCCCGTCCAGTTTCACCACGATGAAGCCCTCGTCCGCGAGCCACTGGTTGGTGAGGTGCTGCTGCATGCTCTGGTACACCATGGGGATGCCGGGCCCCGCGTAGATGTCCACGATGACGGGCAGCTTCACGCCGGGCTTCGCGTCGCGAGGACGCACCAGCGACGTGGGGTAGCGCTCCTTGCCCACGTACCGCACCTCCACTCGCGGCTGGAACGGCGGCTCCTTCGCCACCGAAGGCAGCTCGCCCACGCGAGTGCCGTCCGCCTTCATCACAGTGGTGTGACGCATGCGCCGGGGGCCCTCGGACGTGATGGCCAGCAAGCCGGCCCGCTTGGACATCCGGGCCAGCTCCAGGGCCGGGCTCTCCGAGGTGACGCGGGTGGGCTTCCCGCCCGGGCTCAGGCGCCACACGTAGCGCTCGTCGGAGGTTGGGCCGCCGGTGAAGTAGACGGTGCCGTCCTTCTCCACGTAGCCCACCATGTCATAGAAGCCCGCGCCGGGCGGCACGAGCGAGCGCACGAACTTGCCCGAGGCGTCGCGCAGCTCCACTTCGCCAGCGCCGTTGCGCTCTGTGTACCAGAGGAAGCCGCTTCCATCCTCCAGCCAGTGGGGGAACGTCTGGTGCAGCGTGAGCCAGGCGTCGTCCTTCTCCACGAGCAGCGTGCGCGTGCTCCCCGTCCTCGGGTCCACCGCGAGCAGGAGTTCCTCCGTCTGGAGCCGGTTCTGCACCAGCACCGTCAGAGGGCCCTTCGCCGGCCAGCGCACCGTGGCGAGGTAGGGATACTTCTCCACGTCCCAGCGCACCCACGTCGTCTTGCCGCCTGTGATGGGGATGATACCCAGGCGCACCCGGGCGTTGGCCTTGCCGGCGCGCGGGAAGGCGAGCCGCCGCGCATCGTTCTCCGGGTGGAGCGCGTCCGCGATGGCGAGCTTCTCCACGCCGCTCGTGTCGGACTCCGTGTAGGCCAGGGCCTTTCCGTCCGGGCTCCACCAGTAGCCGGAGAAGCGCATCATCTCGCTCGTGGCGATGAACTCCGCCAGCCCGTGGCTCTTCTCCTCCGTGCCGCCCTTCGTCACTGGGTGCTCGGTGTTCGTGGCCAGGTCCAGGCGATACACGTCATGCCCCCGCACATAGGCCACCTGGGTGGCATCGGGAGAGAAGCGCACGTCCATGGCGCCGGGGCCCGTCTTCAGCTCCGTCACCTTCCCGGACGCGCGCGTGACGATGTACTGCTTGCCGGACAAGCCCACGAGCAACTTCTCGCCGTCCTCGGACAGGGCATAGGAACTCAGGCCCCGCGAGGACACACGCGCGGGCTCCTGGCGCGCCTTCGGCTCGACGGTGAGGTTCTCCCGGGCACGCTGCAGAAGGCTCTCCGCGGTGAGGTGCTCGCGCGTCTGTCCCGTGGCCACGTCGAACGCGTGGAGCGCGAGGGCGCGTGAGCCCTCCGGATTGCGCAGGAAGAAGAGCGTCTGCTCGTCCGGGGTGAAGCTCGTGCCCATGGGACGGCCGATGTTGAAGTAGCGCGTCTCCACGAGCTGGCGGATGAAGCCGTCCGACTTCGGCGCCGCCTTCGGAGTGGGCACGGACTTGGGCTGGGCGAGGACTGGAGCGCTCAGCAGGACCAGAGCGGTGAGGAGGATTCGCATGGGGGTGTGGGAGGAGTCACCGGAATGATGGCTCATGACGCGGCGAGAGGATGGCATGGCCATGTTCCGGGAGAGTGAAGAGCCCATCGGCTTGGAGGGCAACGTGGCGCGTCAGATGATTGGCGTTGACCATGACAGTTCCATGGCACAGCCGCGAACGGGGAGAGCAATCGTCCGCAAGTGGCCAGTCCTGATCGATCAGACGATACGATCCGCTCAGCCGCCCCAAGCGCGCTCCGTTTACCCGGTCTCTGACACCCGTGGGGCTACTTCAACGACCGCGAGGTCTGGCTTCCTCCCCTACGAGCTCATCCTCCCATGCACCACCGACGAGCTGTCTCTCGCCCAGGATGCGTCCGACGTCCCCGTGCATCAGGGCCGCTTGGTGGCGGGCTTCGGCATGGGCCGGGCTGCGGAGCCGAGCATCTCGTCCGCGACCGTGAAGAACAGGCTGGTTTGACTCGGGCAGTGTCCGGGCGAAAAAGGGGGGCCCGAAACGGGAAAGAACCCCACGGACAGAGGGAAGAAGGGCTGCAAGCACCACGTCCTGACCGACCGGAAGGGCAGCCCGTTGGCAGTGCTGCTCTCCGCGGCCAACGTGCACGACAAGAAGCGCGCGCTGCCGCTGGGTGGTGGAGCGCCCCCTGGCCTGGCTCCACAGCTTCAAGCGGCTGCGCGTCCGCGAGGAGCGGCGCGCCGACCTCCACCTCGCGCTGCTTCAGCTCGGCTGCTGCATCGTGCTCCTGCGCCGAGTTGGACGGAGGTTGTGAAACGAGCTCTAAGCCGCCCGAGCCCCACGCCGGGTGAGCGAGGCCACTGGCTCCTGCCTCTCGGGGCGAGCATGCCACGGCATGCTCCTCCGAGAGGCGACCCGATGGATTGACGCACCCATTCGAGGTTGCTATCGCCGGGCGCTCCCCACCCTCTCAATCCGGCGCATGTCCCCGAGCCCACAGCACCGCCTCCGGCCATGGCTCAAGAGACTGGGTGCGCCGCTCCTCTTCATCCTCGGCCTCTATGCCATCGCAGCCGTGGACTGGTGGTGCCCGGCGCCCCTTTCCGAGAGCCCCCGCGTTGCCGCCGCCGACGTGGTCAAGGGGCCGCTCCAGGCTGGCGCGGGAGTGGAGGACATCATCGCGCCCTTGCCAGTCGCTTCCGCCGGTGATGGCCCCTTGCGCCCCGCGGCCACGGAAGCAACCACTCCACTGGCCGTCAGGGCCCTGGTGCTCCAGTCTGGCGACGTCCGCGTGGCCATCGTCTCGACGGAGCTGTTGCCCCCCTTCCAACGCCCTGTGCCACCTGGGCCCTCGCCAGGCCGAGGCCTCTCGACTGAGCCTGGGGTCCGTGAGCGTGCTGTTCGTGCCAGCCGAAGTGACGCTTCCAGCGAGCCGCCTGCTCGAGGCAGCGGGCGGCGCAACCCGCGTCATCTCGCTCACGGGTGACTACATCGGCTATCTGGATTCGTCCGAGCACGTCCGGAATCGGAGCGGTGAGAGTCAGCTCCCCAGTACTCCTGCAAGCCAGGACCCGATGCTATGACAGACGCATGACGACGCTGAAGGAGTGGCTCCTGGCGGTCCTGCCGTTCACGGCGCTGGTCCTGCTCTGGCGCTTCTCGGTCTCGCGCGAGAAGCGGCACACCCAGACGCTCTACCGCGCCATCGACGAAGGGGCCGTGAGCGAGGTCCTGGCCATCCTCTCGAAGCAGGCCTTCCCGAACCTGCGCTCGGTGGTCGTCGCGAGCGCCATCGTGAGGGCCGTCGAATCCAGACAGGTTGCCGTGCTCGACTTCCTGCTCAGCCCCGAGCTGAAGCCCGTGACGCTCACCCAGAAGCTCGATTCCTTCCTTCACGACCAGGCGATGAAGGGTGGCTGGAGGGGCGTGGTGCTCTGGCGCTCGCGGAACTCGCACCTGTTCTTGCCCTGGAGGGACCTGAGCAAGCGGGACAAGCTCCGGCTGAGGGCCATGGCCACCCGCGTCGTCGAGGCGGAGCCCTCGAAGGTCTTTCTTCGCCACGACGTCCGAGGATGGACCGTCGCCTGAAACGACGAAGGGCCCGTGCGTGTGCACGAGCCCTCGTGGAACGTCACCCGCGCGAGGCGAGGCCCTCGCGCCGCCGCTCCCTCAGGGTCATCGACTGGACGCGGGCTGAAGGAACAGCAGGTAGTGGTCCGGAAGGCCGTCGTACTCGGACACGATGGAGTAGCCCGCCTGCTGGGCGGCGGCGACGAGCGGCGGGCGCATCGCCCGAAGGTGCGTCACCGCGATACGGCCATTCGGGGTGAGGGCGAGACGCAGCCTGGTCAGGTAGGCCACACGGTCCGAGAGGAAGTGGTCCACCTCGGAGAGAAGGATGAGGTCGTACGCGCCGGGTTCGAGGCCTGGCTCGTCCGGCTCCACCTTGCGCACCACGACGTTCTTCCGCTCGGACATCCGTGCGCGAAGCCGCTTGAGGGCCTCGTCGTTGATGTCGGTCGCGACCACCTGTCCCGCCGGACCAACGGCCTCCGAGAGTCGCTGCGTGAAGTAGCCCAGGCCCGCTCCGACATCGGCAATCCGCTGTCCCGGCGTAATTCCCAGCGCGGCGATGAACCTGGCAGGCTGACGGGATTGGTCATACGAGGCCTGCACGCCTTCGACCCCTCCGAGGCCATGGAGGTCGGCGGGCTGCTCCGCCGCGGGGGCCTCCGCCGGCGTCCGGGATGGCTCGGGGCGCTTTTCCTCTCCGCCCTCGGAGCGACATCCGCCTGTCGCGGCCGTCACCAGACAGAGCAGCAGCCGCGCGAGACGACGGGGCGTTGCATGGGCACGAAAGAGCGTCATTCCGGGCGACCTCTTCGGAGCGGGAGGAGCAACGGGTGCTCCTTCAAGGATTGGACCCCCATGCTGGCTCACGGCGTCAGGGGAATCCACTCCGACGCCGCGCGAGCCCGCCCGTGGCCACGTCCAGCGCCGCGAACTGCGCGCCCTGCACGCCCACGCGCCGGTTGATGCCGAGGCAGGGGCCTTGGCCTGTTGGCTGTCTTGAGCCTCAACACCCCACGGCCTGGGGTGGCCCTCCATCGATGCGCCGTACTCGCCGCGTGCGCCGTGCTCGGCGCGTGCTCGGACGCTGACAAGAAGCCCTCAGGCACGCACCAGATCACAGGCTGTCAGCACCGTTCTGATGGCGTCACGAGCCGGTCACAGCCACGGTCACGAGGCTTGCCTGGATGCCACCCCTCGGGGTGCCGACCGCCCTTCGGCCCTTGCACCGTGCGCAGGTGTCTTTGGGCTTCGCGTTCTCCAAGGACTCCGCGTGACCACATGGACAGGACTGCCACCTTCTTTCGATCCCACCCAACGATCCCAACCGTTTCACGGCAGCTTTCCCGTGTCATGACAGTCGATTGCGCTTCTCGCTTCGGGGTCCTTCACATGGCCGAGTCCCGGACCTCCAGTCCGGTGAGTCGACACCCGATCGAAACCCCATGCCCCCATTCCGAAGTCTGTGGATCGCGGCCGCCCTGCTGATGGCCGCCTGTGGAACGACTGAGCTCGCGCAGCCCGACGACGTACAGGATGCGACGACGGCCCAGGGCCTATCCACGCTCTCCGTGCGAGGAACCACCAGCGCGAGCGGCCTGGCCATCACCGCCCTCTCCATCCCCACCCCCGTCGGTACGGCCGCCGGAGATGTGCTGGTGATGCAGCTGAGCAATCGCGAGGCCGTCGCCGCCGTCGCCACCCCACCCGCTGGCTGGACGCTGCTGCGCTCCGAGCAGAGCGCCTCGGCCATCAAGTCCTGGCTCTTCCTCCGCGTGGCCAGCGCGGCCGAGCCGAGCAGTCACACCTTCACCCTCGACCTCGCCAGCTCCATGGCGGCCACCCTGGTCGCGGTGTCGGGCGCGGATCCGATCCAGCCAATCGACGTGCACGTGGGCCAGAAGAATGGCAACAGCGCGAGCCTCGCGCTGCCCGTCGCCACCACGTCGTCCGCGAACGGCCTCGCAGTGTGGTTCTCGGCCCAGGTCTGGGGAGGCGCCGCGTGCCCCGCGGTCCACACCCCTCCGACGGGCTTCACCGAGCAGCTCGACACCTGCCTCATCTCGTCGTCGCGCGGCGTGCTGCACAGCGCCGCCACCTCGGAGCTCGGGGCCGCAGGTGCCCAGCCCGCCTTCACCGGCAGCTCCACGCTCCCCAACACCAACATCACGCACGCGGTGGTGCTGCGTCCCGTCCAGCCGCCGGCCACCGGGGAGATCACCCTCGTCGGCACCACGCACGCGAGCGGCAAGACGGTCACCAGCCTGACCCTCTCGACCCCTACTGGCGTCGCCGCCGGTAACGTGCTGCTGGCGCACCTTGCGAACCGGAACCAGATCGGCGCCGAGCTCACCCCGCCTGCAGGTTGGACGCTGGTGCGCACCGACATGAGCACCTGGAGCATCCGCGGCTGGGTCTTCGTCCGCGTCGCCACCGCCAGCGAGCCCGCGAGCCACACTTTCCAGAGCTCCATCGCGAGCTACCTCGTCGGCAACCTCGTGGCGTATGCCGGCGTCGATCCGGCCAACCCGATCGACACGCACGCCGGCAAGAGCAACAGCGGCTCGACGGCCTTCACGACGCCGCAGCTGAGCACCTCGACCGCGGGCGGGGCTGCCGTCTGGTTCGGCGCGCAGGCGTGGACCGGCGCCGCGTGTCCGACCCCGGCGATCGAGCCCCCCGTGGGCTTCGCCGAGACCTACGACACCTGCCTGGTGTCCTCGTCCCAGGGCCTCGTCTTCAACGCCGCCTTCATGCCCCTCGCCGGTGCCGGCCTCCAGGGACCGTTCAACGGGAGCTCGACGTTCGCCGAGACCAACGTCGCGCAGGTCGTCGCCCTTCGCCGCGCCGCGGTCGCGCCGTCCTCGGGGGTCGCGTTGCGTGGGAGCTCGCACCACAGCGGCCTGTCGATCGCTTCACTGTCGATCCCCAAGCCATCGGGGACCGAGGCCAACGACGCGCTCATCGCGCGGGTGACCGTGCGCAACAACATCTCCGCGACCGTCACGCCGCCCGCCGGCTGGACGTTCCTGCGCTCTGAGCAGAGCGCCTGGGCCATCCGCACCTGGATCTTCTACCGCGTCGCGGGCGCCTCCGAGCCTGCGAGCTACGCGTTCGAACTGGACGCGACCACCCACATGGCGGGGAGCGTGGAGGCCTTCAGCGGCGTCGATCCGGTCCAGCCCATCGACGTGCACGCAGGCCAGAAGAACGGCGACTCCGCGTCGTTCACCGTGCCCGACGTGGTGACCGGCAGCGCGGGTGGCCTCGCCGTCTGGTACGGCTCACAGGTCTGGCCGGACGCCACCTGCCCTGCCACCGGCATCGAGCCGCCGCTCGGCTTCACCGAGGCCTTCGACGCGTGCCTGGGTCACACCAACGGGCTGCTCTTCAATGCGGCCTACCGGTCGCTCACCGCGCCGGGCCTCCAGACGGGCCTCTCCGGCAGCTCCGCGTTCGTGCAGACCAACACCGCGCACGTGATCGTCCTGCGCGCCGCCAACGCCCCCGCCTGCATGGTCGGCGACACGTACGCGAGCACCTTCACGCTCCAGGGCACCGTGACCGCGCCGGAAATCGTGGAGCCCTCGGGCCTGGCCGCGAGCCGCGTGGTCGGCAACGCGCTCTACGTGCACAACGAGGACACCACCGCGATCGTCGCGATCGACACGCTCAACGCGAGCACGATCGGCACGTTCAACGTGACCAACGTGACGCCGGCCGACTGGGAGGACCTCGCAACCGGGCCCTGCCCGAGCGGCTCGTGCATCTTCATTGGTGACATCGGGAAGTGGAGCGCCAACTTCCCTCCGGGTGGCAGCCCCACGTCGTTCACGATCTACCGCGTGCCCGAGCCGGATCTCGCCAACGGCCAGACCTCGGGGGGGCTCGTCGCCGAGGCCTTCCCGTTCGTCTATCCGGACGGCGCGAAGGACGCGGAGTCGCTGATGGTGCACCCCACCACCGGGGACATCTACGTCGTCACCAAGAACGGGGGCACGGGGCAGAGCGGCGTGTACAAGTTCCCCCAGCCGCTGACGCCGGGCGTGCAGGCCACGCTGATTCACGTCCACACGATCCAGCTGCCGCTGAACGGAGACGCCAACTTCTCGGCCGCGACCGCGGCGGCGATCCACCCATGCGCGGATCGCTTCCTCCTTCGCACCTACCGCACTGTCTACGAGTTCCGTGCGACGCCGGGACTTGGCTTCGAGTCGGCCGTCTTCGCGACGCCCGTCACGCTGACCGACACCACCGAGGGCCAGGGTGAGGCGATCGAGTACGAGGCCAACGGCGCGAGCTACTTCACGATGAGCGAGAGCCCCTCGCCCTTCAAGCTCAAGCGCGTGCCCCTGCAATAGGACCGCGTCGACACGCCGAGGAGCAAGGCCGGTCGTGGGGCACGTCCCCATGGCCGGCCTTGCTGTTCCGAGTTGGGAGCTCGCGCTCAGTGCCGCCGTTCACGCGGTCGTACACACGGCGTCCCGCCTGAAGCCCAGGCACACCCGCGGGCCGGAGCATGAGCACCGGTCCCCGCGCGCATCGCCGGGCCTGATGCCTCTCCTTCACCCGCTCCTTCCCGGCCGCTGCCTCAAGCCCCGCGCAGTTGAGGTTCATGTTGTTGTGTGAACCGTTGGCGGGGACGGTGCCACTGATGCTGCTGCCGCCGCAGTAGGCGGTGTACGGCGTTGCAATGGGCGAGGGGTTCTCGATGGTGAACGGCGTGGTGCCAAACAACCACGCAGAGAAGTCCCGCGTCTGGCCCGCGTCGACATACGCGGACTCAGCGGCCTGCTCCACATCCCCCAGCTCCGGCTGCTGCATCGCCTGCTCTTCCTCCGGCGTGTACTCGCCACCGCAACCCACAGCGGCCAGAGACAGCAGACCCACAACTCCCAACGTATTGAACCTCTTGATGACTTCCCCCTCATTGCGAATTGTCCCCGAATCAAGGACGCGCGCTGTGTATGGGGATTTCCACGTACTGCAATGGTGTATTTCTGACACCGGGTTGGGTGAAAGTGATTGCGGGGGCGGTGCATTGAGACGTCCAGTCGCATGGCGCGTTGTCGACGGAGACATCCCCACCGACTGGCGCAACCCGTTGCCATCGACCTTGGGCACACGCTGTCCCAGTGCCCGCCCAGCGTCGCCTTGGGGTATGTTCACCCCGCACTCGGGCCGGTG is a genomic window of Myxococcus virescens containing:
- a CDS encoding winged helix-turn-helix domain-containing protein, which gives rise to MARLIEQRWGVRYHPRSLSRPLHRLGFSAHRPRPQARERDDALIEAWVRRDWPRIKKGLEEAGGRLPSWMRRVTRFGPAWAPPGRRWDKSESSSV
- a CDS encoding transposase; its protein translation is MRCPAHRSKAVSAWLRRPAKDFRVEWLPPYAPDLKPEEGCNGVVKEALLNATPPAISDLMRLARREFRALQHRPDVLRVLFEHAGLHV
- a CDS encoding S9 family peptidase — protein: MRILLTALVLLSAPVLAQPKSVPTPKAAPKSDGFIRQLVETRYFNIGRPMGTSFTPDEQTLFFLRNPEGSRALALHAFDVATGQTREHLTAESLLQRARENLTVEPKARQEPARVSSRGLSSYALSEDGEKLLVGLSGKQYIVTRASGKVTELKTGPGAMDVRFSPDATQVAYVRGHDVYRLDLATNTEHPVTKGGTEEKSHGLAEFIATSEMMRFSGYWWSPDGKALAYTESDTSGVEKLAIADALHPENDARRLAFPRAGKANARVRLGIIPITGGKTTWVRWDVEKYPYLATVRWPAKGPLTVLVQNRLQTEELLLAVDPRTGSTRTLLVEKDDAWLTLHQTFPHWLEDGSGFLWYTERNGAGEVELRDASGKFVRSLVPPGAGFYDMVGYVEKDGTVYFTGGPTSDERYVWRLSPGGKPTRVTSESPALELARMSKRAGLLAITSEGPRRMRHTTVMKADGTRVGELPSVAKEPPFQPRVEVRYVGKERYPTSLVRPRDAKPGVKLPVIVDIYAGPGIPMVYQSMQQHLTNQWLADEGFIVVKLDGRGVSPTADAKLRKPKYDWPRLLLDEQVAALRALAAEVPEMDLSRVGITGASNGGYMSALAVLTRPDVFKAAVAVSSVTDWRDYDSHLTERFFGLPDEHPQAYEQASLLTHVKADQPMGKLLFIHGTADDNVLFFHALKLSDALFRAGQPHEFLPLSGMSHMVFDPVLAERMWEETARYFKRHL
- a CDS encoding class I SAM-dependent methyltransferase encodes the protein MTLFRAHATPRRLARLLLCLVTAATGGCRSEGGEEKRPEPSRTPAEAPAAEQPADLHGLGGVEGVQASYDQSRQPARFIAALGITPGQRIADVGAGLGYFTQRLSEAVGPAGQVVATDINDEALKRLRARMSERKNVVVRKVEPDEPGLEPGAYDLILLSEVDHFLSDRVAYLTRLRLALTPNGRIAVTHLRAMRPPLVAAAQQAGYSIVSEYDGLPDHYLLFLQPASSR
- a CDS encoding cell wall anchor protein yields the protein MPPFRSLWIAAALLMAACGTTELAQPDDVQDATTAQGLSTLSVRGTTSASGLAITALSIPTPVGTAAGDVLVMQLSNREAVAAVATPPAGWTLLRSEQSASAIKSWLFLRVASAAEPSSHTFTLDLASSMAATLVAVSGADPIQPIDVHVGQKNGNSASLALPVATTSSANGLAVWFSAQVWGGAACPAVHTPPTGFTEQLDTCLISSSRGVLHSAATSELGAAGAQPAFTGSSTLPNTNITHAVVLRPVQPPATGEITLVGTTHASGKTVTSLTLSTPTGVAAGNVLLAHLANRNQIGAELTPPAGWTLVRTDMSTWSIRGWVFVRVATASEPASHTFQSSIASYLVGNLVAYAGVDPANPIDTHAGKSNSGSTAFTTPQLSTSTAGGAAVWFGAQAWTGAACPTPAIEPPVGFAETYDTCLVSSSQGLVFNAAFMPLAGAGLQGPFNGSSTFAETNVAQVVALRRAAVAPSSGVALRGSSHHSGLSIASLSIPKPSGTEANDALIARVTVRNNISATVTPPAGWTFLRSEQSAWAIRTWIFYRVAGASEPASYAFELDATTHMAGSVEAFSGVDPVQPIDVHAGQKNGDSASFTVPDVVTGSAGGLAVWYGSQVWPDATCPATGIEPPLGFTEAFDACLGHTNGLLFNAAYRSLTAPGLQTGLSGSSAFVQTNTAHVIVLRAANAPACMVGDTYASTFTLQGTVTAPEIVEPSGLAASRVVGNALYVHNEDTTAIVAIDTLNASTIGTFNVTNVTPADWEDLATGPCPSGSCIFIGDIGKWSANFPPGGSPTSFTIYRVPEPDLANGQTSGGLVAEAFPFVYPDGAKDAESLMVHPTTGDIYVVTKNGGTGQSGVYKFPQPLTPGVQATLIHVHTIQLPLNGDANFSAATAAAIHPCADRFLLRTYRTVYEFRATPGLGFESAVFATPVTLTDTTEGQGEAIEYEANGASYFTMSESPSPFKLKRVPLQ